In Deltaproteobacteria bacterium GWC2_55_46, a single window of DNA contains:
- a CDS encoding multidrug ABC transporter permease produces MPVPLVYSYRSLWTRKLTTALTAGGMALVVFVFAAITMLAEGLERTLVETGSPENMVVVRKGAPSEVQSSITREQAAIIETTDGIAAGPEGKMMAAKEIVVLISLPKRGTDKPSNVVLRGISSMSAALKPQARLVEGRMPRPGTYEIAAGRSVARRFKGAGVGETIRFAMRDWKVVGLFDAGATGFSSEIWGDIDSLMQAFRRPVYTSVVLKMADPGRLDEMAKRIESDPRLKLEPKRETEFYAEQSKALSTFLRVLGTGLTAIFSTGAIIGAMITMYSAVANRVSEIGTLRAIGFGRPSILAAFLAESLLTGLIGGAAGLLLASFLQFFTISTLNFQTFAELAFSFTLTLGTALESITIALAMGLIGGLLPAVRASKMKIVDALRTV; encoded by the coding sequence ATGCCGGTCCCCCTCGTCTACAGCTACCGGTCGCTCTGGACAAGAAAGCTCACCACCGCCCTCACCGCTGGCGGCATGGCTCTCGTGGTCTTCGTCTTCGCGGCGATAACGATGCTTGCGGAAGGCCTTGAGCGGACCCTTGTCGAGACGGGCTCTCCTGAGAACATGGTCGTTGTGAGGAAAGGCGCCCCGTCCGAGGTGCAAAGCAGCATAACCCGCGAGCAGGCCGCGATAATCGAGACAACGGATGGGATAGCCGCTGGCCCGGAGGGGAAGATGATGGCAGCAAAGGAGATAGTCGTCCTCATCTCGCTTCCCAAACGGGGGACCGACAAGCCTTCAAACGTGGTCCTGAGGGGTATATCGTCCATGTCAGCGGCGCTTAAGCCCCAGGCAAGGCTCGTAGAGGGCAGGATGCCAAGGCCCGGCACCTACGAGATAGCCGCCGGGAGATCCGTTGCCAGAAGGTTCAAGGGAGCCGGGGTCGGCGAGACGATAAGGTTCGCCATGAGGGACTGGAAGGTAGTAGGCCTTTTTGACGCCGGCGCAACCGGCTTCTCTTCAGAGATATGGGGCGACATCGACTCTCTCATGCAGGCGTTCAGGAGGCCTGTATATACCTCGGTCGTACTTAAGATGGCTGACCCCGGAAGATTGGACGAGATGGCAAAAAGGATAGAAAGCGACCCGAGGCTCAAGCTTGAGCCGAAGAGGGAAACAGAATTTTACGCCGAGCAGTCCAAGGCATTATCCACCTTTCTCCGGGTACTCGGCACCGGCCTTACGGCCATATTCTCTACAGGGGCTATAATCGGGGCGATGATAACCATGTACTCGGCTGTAGCGAACAGGGTCTCCGAGATAGGCACCTTAAGGGCCATAGGTTTCGGCAGGCCCAGCATACTCGCGGCCTTCCTCGCGGAATCGCTCCTTACAGGGCTTATCGGCGGGGCGGCAGGGCTCCTGTTGGCCTCGTTCCTTCAGTTCTTTACGATATCGACTCTCAACTTCCAGACCTTCGCCGAGCTGGCCTTCTCGTTCACCCTGACCTTGGGGACGGCGCTGGAATCTATAACAATAGCCCTTGCCATGGGCCTTATAGGCGGCCTTCTGCCCGCGGTCAGGGCATCGAAGATGAAGATAGTCGATGCCTTGAGGACGGTATAA
- a CDS encoding ABC transporter ATP-binding protein yields MALLAKILFRNALRHRLRTALTVLGMAIAILAFGLLRTVVEAWYAGVEASQANRLITRNAISLVFPLPISYYEKIRQVEGVVNVSHGDWFGGVYKDERNFFGNFAMEAESHLDIVSELVLPEDERTAYLKDRKGSIAGRKLAERFGWETGDLITLKGLIYPGDWDFVLRGIYRGRDETVDESLFFFHWEYLNETIKEREPDRGDQTGFYLIQIARPELAALVAGRIDALFKNSLAETLTETERAFQMSFVSMTEAIMTAIQLVSFVVIIIIMAVTANTMAMSVRERLGEFAAMKTLGFGPLYLTALIFGESLVISFLGAGLGVMLTFPAAGIFKTLLGQYFPIFIIKPSTFYMDAAAAFLVAAVSAILPAYRAITVPITEALRRIA; encoded by the coding sequence ATGGCGCTCCTCGCTAAGATACTTTTCAGGAACGCGCTGCGCCACAGGCTCAGGACAGCCCTCACCGTCCTCGGCATGGCGATAGCCATACTCGCCTTCGGCCTCCTGAGGACTGTCGTCGAAGCCTGGTACGCCGGAGTCGAGGCCTCTCAGGCAAACAGGCTCATCACCAGGAACGCCATCTCGCTTGTCTTCCCGCTTCCCATATCCTATTACGAGAAGATAAGGCAGGTGGAAGGGGTCGTGAATGTATCGCACGGCGACTGGTTCGGAGGTGTATATAAAGATGAGCGTAATTTTTTCGGCAACTTCGCGATGGAGGCCGAAAGCCATCTCGATATCGTAAGCGAGCTTGTGCTGCCTGAAGACGAGCGGACAGCCTACCTTAAGGACAGGAAGGGTTCTATAGCCGGAAGAAAGCTTGCCGAAAGGTTCGGCTGGGAGACGGGCGACCTCATAACTCTCAAGGGGCTCATATACCCCGGAGACTGGGATTTCGTATTGAGGGGCATATACCGCGGGAGGGACGAGACCGTAGACGAATCGCTCTTCTTCTTCCATTGGGAATACCTTAACGAGACCATAAAGGAAAGGGAGCCCGACAGGGGCGACCAGACCGGCTTTTATCTCATACAGATAGCGCGCCCTGAGCTTGCGGCTCTTGTAGCCGGGCGCATAGACGCCCTTTTCAAGAACTCGCTCGCCGAGACGCTTACCGAGACAGAAAGGGCCTTTCAGATGAGCTTCGTATCGATGACAGAGGCTATAATGACCGCGATCCAGCTCGTCTCTTTCGTCGTCATAATCATAATCATGGCCGTGACGGCCAACACCATGGCGATGTCGGTGCGGGAAAGGCTCGGCGAGTTCGCCGCCATGAAGACCCTGGGCTTCGGCCCGCTCTATCTAACTGCGCTCATCTTCGGGGAATCTCTCGTCATAAGCTTTCTCGGCGCGGGCTTAGGCGTAATGCTCACCTTCCCTGCAGCCGGTATCTTTAAAACGCTCCTCGGCCAGTACTTCCCTATATTCATCATCAAGCCGTCGACCTTCTACATGGACGCCGCGGCGGCCTTTCTGGTGGCGGCAGTGTCGGCGATCCTGCCCGCGTACAGGGCGATAACAGTCCCGATAACAGAGGCATTACGGAGGATAGCCTGA
- a CDS encoding ABC transporter ATP-binding protein has protein sequence MAGPFMRIRGLNKSYVRGSQILPVLREIDLDINEGEFLALMGPSGSGKSTLLNLIAGIDRSDSGTIEIGGVDITSLTEAGLTAWRAEHVGFIFQFYNLIPVLTALENVELPLILKEMPGKERKERAGLLLSLVGLSERTEHYPGELSGGEQQRVAIARAMVSDPSMIVADEPTGDLDRASAEEVLELMRRLNEEFGKTIIMVTHDPRAAEKARLVRHLEKGLLNGAPR, from the coding sequence ATGGCCGGTCCTTTCATGCGGATAAGGGGGCTTAACAAGTCCTACGTGCGGGGAAGCCAGATACTGCCTGTGCTGAGGGAAATCGACCTTGACATTAACGAGGGCGAGTTCCTCGCCCTGATGGGCCCGTCAGGGTCAGGTAAAAGCACCCTCCTTAACCTCATAGCCGGCATAGACCGCTCCGATAGCGGCACGATCGAGATAGGCGGCGTCGATATAACCTCCCTTACCGAAGCCGGGCTCACCGCCTGGCGCGCGGAGCACGTAGGCTTCATCTTCCAGTTCTACAACCTGATACCCGTATTGACCGCGCTTGAAAACGTCGAGCTGCCGCTTATCCTCAAGGAGATGCCAGGAAAAGAACGCAAGGAAAGGGCCGGGCTGCTCTTGAGCCTTGTTGGGCTCTCGGAGCGGACAGAGCATTACCCAGGAGAGCTCTCCGGGGGCGAGCAGCAGCGGGTAGCCATAGCGAGGGCGATGGTCTCAGACCCGTCGATGATAGTCGCCGACGAGCCGACAGGAGATCTCGACAGGGCTTCCGCGGAAGAGGTGCTTGAGCTAATGCGCCGGCTCAACGAGGAGTTCGGAAAGACCATCATCATGGTCACGCACGACCCCAGGGCGGCTGAAAAGGCGCGCCTCGTAAGACACCTCGAAAAAGGGCTCCTCAATGGCGCTCCTCGCTAA